One window of Sinorhizobium numidicum genomic DNA carries:
- a CDS encoding TIGR02281 family clan AA aspartic protease has translation MNPLILLLAILAAGLALLIFNHDSGRTLGMNNDDFGQLVALGALATLLAAAILRRPRQIGESLRQIAIWLLIALALVSAYVYRFELQSFGDRLLAGLVPGRAMVVTDGEGHQEVVLQKRLDGHFEADVTINGRDVSMLVDTGASSIALTYEDAERIGLDPANLSYTVTVMTANGPALAAPVILPDIAIGPIKRKNIRAMVTAEGKLDGSLLGMSFLSTLDFLQMRTDQLRLRD, from the coding sequence ATGAACCCTCTGATCCTTTTGCTCGCAATCCTCGCTGCCGGGCTCGCACTGTTGATCTTCAATCACGACAGCGGCCGGACCTTGGGCATGAACAATGATGATTTCGGGCAGCTTGTCGCGCTTGGAGCACTCGCAACGCTTCTCGCGGCCGCCATTCTCCGCAGACCCCGCCAGATTGGCGAGAGCTTGCGCCAGATCGCCATCTGGCTCCTCATCGCCCTCGCGCTCGTCTCCGCTTACGTCTATCGTTTCGAGCTTCAATCTTTCGGTGACCGGCTGCTTGCAGGACTCGTTCCCGGCCGGGCGATGGTCGTCACCGACGGCGAAGGACATCAGGAGGTCGTGCTGCAGAAGAGGCTCGACGGCCATTTCGAGGCCGACGTGACGATCAACGGCCGCGACGTCAGCATGCTTGTCGACACCGGCGCAAGCAGCATCGCCCTCACCTACGAGGACGCCGAGAGGATCGGCCTCGACCCGGCGAACCTCAGCTATACGGTAACGGTAATGACGGCCAACGGGCCAGCGCTCGCCGCCCCGGTGATCTTGCCGGATATCGCGATCGGTCCGATCAAGCGGAAGAATATCCGCGCAATGGTGACGGCCGAAGGCAAGCTCGACGGTAGCCTGCTCGGCATGAGCTTTCTCTCGACCCTCGACTTTCTGCAGATGCGCACCGACCAGCTAAGGCTCAGGGACTGA
- a CDS encoding acyl-CoA thioesterase, whose translation MTAVIKPNGELTLRTLAMPADANAAGDIFGGWVMAQMDLSCGIRAAERARGRVVTAAVKEMAFALPVKIGDTLCIYTDVIKVGRTSMTLKVEAWAQRYLSHVMEKVTDAIFVMVALDATGRPTPVPPGE comes from the coding sequence ATGACTGCAGTGATCAAGCCGAACGGAGAGCTTACCTTGCGTACGCTCGCCATGCCCGCCGATGCCAATGCCGCCGGCGATATCTTCGGCGGCTGGGTCATGGCCCAGATGGACCTTTCCTGTGGTATCCGGGCTGCCGAGCGCGCCAGGGGCCGCGTGGTGACCGCCGCCGTCAAGGAAATGGCCTTCGCGCTGCCGGTGAAAATCGGCGACACGCTCTGCATCTATACCGACGTCATCAAGGTGGGGCGCACCTCCATGACGCTCAAGGTCGAAGCCTGGGCGCAGCGCTACCTCTCACATGTGATGGAGAAGGTCACCGACGCCATTTTCGTGATGGTGGCGCTCGATGCGACCGGCAGACCAACGCCGGTGCCGCCGGGGGAATAG
- a CDS encoding Kazal-type serine protease inhibitor domain-containing protein, which translates to MVIGFLSACTVVVDEPRPGPGPIRPPGPQMCTMEFAPVCGERGNRLRTFPNACHARADGFRILHRGECRPDNRPPVEQACTREFAPVCGQRGAQRQTFPNACTARSEGFRVIAPGECRRGDDRPPQQQFCTREFAPVCGQRGGRLRTFPNACEAGADGFQVIHRGECR; encoded by the coding sequence ATGGTCATCGGCTTTCTGTCGGCTTGCACGGTCGTCGTGGATGAGCCGCGCCCCGGTCCGGGTCCGATCCGTCCACCGGGTCCGCAAATGTGCACGATGGAATTCGCACCGGTCTGCGGCGAGCGCGGCAACCGCCTGCGGACGTTCCCGAATGCCTGCCACGCGCGTGCCGACGGTTTCCGTATCCTGCATCGCGGCGAATGCCGCCCGGACAACCGTCCGCCGGTGGAGCAGGCTTGTACCCGCGAGTTCGCGCCGGTCTGCGGTCAGCGCGGGGCACAAAGGCAGACTTTCCCGAACGCCTGCACGGCACGGTCCGAAGGTTTCCGCGTGATCGCGCCGGGCGAATGCCGCCGCGGCGACGATCGTCCGCCGCAACAGCAGTTTTGCACGCGGGAATTCGCGCCGGTATGCGGTCAGCGGGGCGGGCGCCTGCGGACCTTCCCCAATGCCTGCGAGGCAGGCGCGGACGGGTTCCAGGTTATCCATCGCGGGGAATGCCGCTGA
- a CDS encoding MBL fold metallo-hydrolase encodes MPATRVATPDVKGFYEPRTCSVQYVVSDPQTKRCAIIDPVLDFDEKCGATATEQADLILDYVTAQGFTVEWILDTHPHADHFSAAAYLQGKTGAPTAIGAEIIRVQNLWKAIYNWPELAADGSQWDRLFADGDHFSVGSIEGRVMHSPGHTLASVTYVVGDAAFVHDTIFMPDSGTARADFPGGDARQLWRSINAILALPDETRLFTGHDYRPNGREPRWESTIGEQKRCNPHLVGVTEEEFVRLREARDKTLPMPKLILHALQVNIRGGRLPEPEANGARYLKFPLNALQGAAWN; translated from the coding sequence ATGCCTGCGACCAGGGTAGCGACACCCGACGTAAAAGGTTTTTATGAGCCGCGTACCTGCAGCGTACAATATGTCGTTTCGGATCCGCAGACGAAGCGTTGCGCCATCATCGATCCGGTGCTCGATTTCGACGAGAAATGCGGTGCGACTGCGACCGAGCAGGCCGATCTGATCCTCGATTATGTGACCGCGCAGGGCTTCACCGTCGAATGGATTCTCGATACGCACCCGCATGCGGACCATTTTTCAGCAGCCGCCTACTTGCAGGGGAAAACCGGCGCGCCGACCGCGATCGGCGCCGAAATCATCCGGGTCCAAAACCTCTGGAAGGCGATCTACAACTGGCCGGAGTTGGCGGCCGATGGTTCGCAATGGGACCGGCTCTTTGCCGACGGAGACCATTTTTCGGTCGGTTCCATCGAGGGGCGAGTCATGCATTCGCCAGGGCACACGCTAGCCTCGGTCACCTACGTGGTCGGCGATGCGGCTTTCGTTCACGACACGATCTTTATGCCGGATAGCGGCACTGCGCGCGCGGATTTTCCGGGCGGCGATGCACGCCAATTGTGGCGCTCGATCAACGCCATCCTCGCCCTGCCGGACGAGACCCGCCTTTTCACCGGCCACGATTACCGGCCGAATGGCCGCGAGCCGCGCTGGGAAAGCACGATCGGCGAACAGAAGCGCTGCAATCCGCATCTCGTCGGCGTCACCGAGGAGGAGTTCGTCAGACTGCGCGAAGCGCGCGACAAGACGCTGCCTATGCCGAAGCTGATCCTGCACGCGCTGCAGGTCAACATCCGCGGCGGGCGACTCCCCGAACCGGAAGCGAACGGCGCGCGTTATCTCAAGTTCCCGCTCAACGCGCTCCAGGGCGCTGCCTGGAACTGA
- a CDS encoding aliphatic sulfonate ABC transporter substrate-binding protein, translated as MFKLTKRLFGTGLFTAAVLASFGVMAEDLREFRIGFQKTGLPVVARQQKVIEKVLEPQGVSVSWVEFTAGPPLVEALNVGSIDVGWTGDAPPIFGQAAGSAIVYAAALPSNGKGEAIFVKPDSPVRSLADLKGKKIGVGKGTSAHNLVVAALEKAGVGFNEVTPVYLNPAEAAAAFASDKIDAWAVWDPFFAIAETRYKPRILTTSAETLNVNTYFLANRDFAKNHPETVSATIAALKDAAIWADANRDKVAEALHEVTGVPLEPQTLAANRTVFDIGPITQEIVAGQQQTADRFHKLGIIPKQITISDAVWTAPGN; from the coding sequence ATGTTCAAACTGACCAAACGACTTTTCGGCACCGGGCTCTTCACCGCCGCCGTCCTCGCCTCCTTCGGCGTCATGGCGGAAGATCTAAGGGAATTCCGTATCGGTTTCCAGAAGACCGGGCTGCCGGTCGTTGCCCGCCAGCAGAAGGTGATCGAGAAGGTGCTGGAACCGCAGGGCGTTTCGGTTTCCTGGGTCGAATTCACCGCTGGCCCGCCGCTGGTCGAAGCGCTGAACGTCGGCTCGATCGATGTCGGCTGGACTGGCGATGCGCCGCCGATCTTCGGCCAGGCGGCAGGCTCGGCGATCGTCTACGCGGCCGCCCTGCCCTCGAACGGCAAGGGCGAGGCGATCTTCGTCAAGCCGGACTCGCCGGTACGATCGCTTGCAGACCTCAAGGGTAAGAAGATTGGCGTTGGCAAAGGCACCAGCGCGCACAATCTCGTCGTGGCCGCCCTCGAAAAGGCCGGCGTCGGCTTCAACGAGGTTACGCCGGTCTATCTCAACCCCGCGGAGGCGGCAGCAGCCTTCGCCAGCGACAAGATCGACGCCTGGGCGGTATGGGATCCCTTCTTCGCCATCGCAGAAACGCGCTACAAGCCGCGCATTCTGACGACGTCGGCCGAGACGCTGAACGTCAACACCTATTTCCTCGCCAATCGCGACTTTGCGAAAAACCATCCGGAAACCGTATCGGCCACGATTGCCGCCTTGAAGGATGCCGCCATCTGGGCGGACGCCAATCGAGACAAGGTGGCCGAAGCCCTGCACGAGGTGACCGGCGTCCCGCTCGAACCGCAGACGCTCGCCGCCAATCGCACCGTCTTCGACATCGGCCCGATTACGCAAGAGATCGTCGCCGGCCAGCAGCAGACAGCGGACCGGTTCCACAAGCTTGGAATCATCCCGAAACAGATCACCATCTCGGATGCGGTCTGGACAGCGCCGGGCAACTGA
- a CDS encoding sulfite exporter TauE/SafE family protein has translation MPPVSELMMFALALAAAGVVAGVLAGLFGIGGGAILVPVFYQVFGLLGIDDTVRMHLSVGTSLAIIVPTSVRSFLSHYQRGVVDVKLLRNWIVAVPLGAILASIIAAYVGSETLRLIFAVIALAVAFRMLFNRANWRIGNDLPKNPVTWLVGVVIGILSGLMGIGGGVLNNTFMTLHNRPIHQAVATSAGVGVLISIPGLFGYIWAGWGEPGLPPLSTGFINWIAVALIIPITLLIAPLGVRLAHAMDRRQLEAGFGIFMILIATRFFYSLYG, from the coding sequence ATGCCGCCTGTCTCGGAATTGATGATGTTTGCATTGGCGCTGGCTGCGGCCGGTGTCGTTGCCGGTGTGCTTGCCGGCCTTTTCGGTATCGGCGGCGGGGCCATCCTCGTGCCGGTCTTCTACCAGGTCTTCGGGCTGCTTGGGATCGATGACACGGTCAGGATGCATCTTTCCGTCGGCACGTCCCTGGCTATCATCGTGCCCACGTCGGTACGGTCCTTTCTGTCGCACTACCAGCGCGGGGTGGTGGACGTGAAGCTGCTGCGCAACTGGATCGTCGCCGTGCCACTCGGGGCCATCCTAGCTTCGATCATCGCGGCCTATGTGGGCAGCGAAACGCTGCGGCTGATCTTTGCGGTGATTGCGCTCGCCGTCGCCTTCCGGATGCTCTTCAATCGGGCGAACTGGCGGATCGGTAATGATCTGCCGAAGAACCCGGTGACGTGGCTCGTTGGCGTGGTGATCGGCATTCTCTCCGGTCTCATGGGCATCGGCGGCGGCGTGCTCAACAACACCTTCATGACGCTACACAACCGGCCGATCCATCAGGCGGTCGCGACGTCCGCTGGCGTCGGCGTGCTGATCTCGATCCCCGGCCTTTTCGGCTACATCTGGGCGGGGTGGGGCGAACCCGGCCTGCCGCCGCTTTCGACCGGTTTCATCAATTGGATCGCCGTGGCGCTGATCATTCCAATCACGCTTCTCATCGCGCCGCTCGGCGTGCGACTGGCCCATGCGATGGATCGTCGCCAGCTCGAGGCGGGTTTCGGCATTTTCATGATCCTGATAGCAACGCGTTTCTTCTACAGCCTCTACGGCTGA
- a CDS encoding ABC transporter ATP-binding protein, with protein MAPIVSVSNLSKTYASGFQALKGVSLDIEDGEILALLGPNGAGKTTLISIICGIVNPSGGKVTVGGYDVIRDFRQTRAMIGLVPQELTTDAFETVWNTVSFSRGLHGQKPDPAHIEKVLKDLSLWDKKDNVLRELSGGMKRRVLIAKALSHEPRILFLDEPTAGVDVNLRKSMWEVVERLRASGVTIILTTHYIEEAEEIADRIAVINGGEILLVEDKAALMTKLGRKQLRVELAQPLERVPDTLSSYDLRLEDEGHRLIYDYDTSADRTGITALLAALAEAGIRLRDISTRQSSLEDIFVEIVGAAR; from the coding sequence ATGGCGCCCATCGTTTCCGTTTCCAATCTCTCGAAAACCTATGCCTCGGGTTTCCAGGCACTGAAGGGAGTCAGCCTCGATATTGAGGACGGTGAAATCCTCGCTTTGCTTGGCCCGAACGGCGCCGGCAAGACGACCCTGATCTCGATTATTTGCGGTATCGTCAATCCGAGCGGCGGCAAGGTCACGGTCGGGGGATATGACGTCATACGGGATTTCCGCCAGACCCGGGCGATGATCGGGCTGGTGCCGCAGGAACTGACGACAGACGCCTTCGAAACCGTCTGGAACACGGTCTCGTTCTCGCGCGGGCTGCACGGCCAGAAGCCGGATCCCGCGCACATCGAGAAAGTGCTGAAAGACCTTTCGCTCTGGGACAAGAAGGACAACGTGCTGCGCGAACTTTCGGGCGGCATGAAGCGGCGCGTGCTGATCGCCAAAGCTTTGTCGCACGAGCCGCGGATACTCTTTCTCGACGAGCCGACCGCCGGCGTCGACGTCAATTTGCGCAAGAGTATGTGGGAGGTCGTCGAGCGGCTGCGCGCTTCGGGCGTGACGATCATTCTGACGACACATTATATCGAGGAGGCGGAGGAGATCGCCGACCGCATCGCCGTCATCAATGGCGGCGAGATCCTTCTGGTCGAGGACAAGGCAGCGCTGATGACGAAGCTCGGCCGCAAACAGTTGCGCGTCGAGCTCGCCCAGCCATTGGAACGGGTTCCGGATACGCTGTCCTCCTACGATCTGAGGCTCGAAGATGAAGGGCACCGTCTGATCTATGATTACGACACGAGCGCGGATCGGACGGGCATCACTGCGCTGCTTGCGGCGCTGGCCGAGGCCGGCATCCGGCTTCGGGACATCTCTACGCGGCAGAGTTCACTCGAGGATATTTTCGTGGAGATCGTAGGAGCGGCGCGATGA
- a CDS encoding ArsR/SmtB family transcription factor — translation MGTVTKFRNLRPDMSRRAGEAAALLKTLANQNRLMIICTLVEGEHSVGQLEELLGIRQPTLSQQLTVLRDARIVTTRRDAKQVFYRLAEEKACRLVMALYEIFCREGRSERDRRS, via the coding sequence ATGGGCACTGTGACGAAATTTCGTAACCTGCGCCCGGACATGAGCAGGCGGGCGGGTGAGGCTGCGGCGCTTCTCAAGACTCTCGCCAACCAGAACCGGCTGATGATCATCTGCACCCTCGTGGAAGGCGAGCACTCGGTCGGCCAACTGGAAGAGTTGCTCGGCATACGTCAGCCGACGCTATCGCAGCAACTGACGGTACTTCGCGACGCCCGCATTGTCACGACGCGGCGCGATGCGAAGCAGGTTTTCTATCGGCTGGCCGAGGAAAAGGCCTGCCGCTTGGTGATGGCGCTCTACGAGATCTTCTGCCGTGAGGGAAGGAGTGAACGTGATCGCCGCAGTTGA
- a CDS encoding DUF1289 domain-containing protein, which yields MESPCILVCAIDDKTGYCFGCGRTRDEIGSWTLYTDAERHRIMMALPERLAAVERKPRRETRRSRMAQERNGA from the coding sequence ATGGAATCTCCCTGCATTCTCGTCTGTGCGATCGACGACAAGACCGGCTACTGTTTCGGCTGCGGCCGCACGCGCGACGAAATCGGTTCCTGGACGCTCTATACCGACGCCGAGCGGCACCGCATTATGATGGCTCTGCCGGAGAGACTGGCCGCGGTGGAGCGCAAGCCGCGACGCGAAACGCGCCGGTCACGTATGGCGCAAGAACGAAACGGCGCATGA
- a CDS encoding methyl-accepting chemotaxis protein, which translates to MKRFRISARLYALVAFALLTMAAALIFGLLQAQDKLVAERKAMLSAMNENAIAVFDAYYKQETAGTLSREEAQKRALEAVKAMRYQGSGYFWVNDMHPTMVMHPIKPELDGKDLSQNKDPHGKFLFIEFVKTVEAKGQGFVDYYWPKPGFDEPVLKYSHVAGFKPWGWVVGTGVYADDLAAMFRERAWQMGGILAAAALAILLAALAIVRSVVRPVEKLKVSMRAIADEDLSSEVPETDRGDEIGQMAKVLVVLRDSVKERLELRSREAEQQDRLSAERRGNEQRQRATAEAQADAMETIGAALERLAGGDLTAEIERIAPEYGKLKHDFNTAAAALRDVIGAISQSTEIVHGSAGDISEAANNLSRRTEQQAAALEETAAALDEITSTVRHASERAIEARDVVNETKASAAKSGGIVRNAIDAMGRIEASSSRISQIIGVIDEIAFQTNLLALNAGVEAARAGEAGRGFAVVAQEVRELAQRSAGAAKEIKDLIGTSVKEVGAGVNLVRSTGDALMEIETLVNRVNEQVASIATASREQATGLHEVNTAVNSMDQMTQQNAAMVEETTAASQTLAQESRELKALLERFCLQQRDSQSAYGKAAA; encoded by the coding sequence ATGAAAAGATTTCGGATTTCGGCGCGTCTTTACGCGCTGGTGGCGTTCGCGCTCTTGACCATGGCCGCGGCACTGATCTTCGGATTGCTTCAGGCGCAGGACAAGCTGGTCGCCGAGCGCAAGGCAATGCTTTCGGCGATGAACGAAAACGCCATCGCGGTGTTCGACGCCTACTACAAGCAGGAAACGGCGGGAACGCTTTCGCGCGAGGAGGCGCAAAAGCGGGCGTTGGAAGCGGTCAAGGCGATGCGTTACCAGGGAAGCGGCTATTTCTGGGTGAACGACATGCACCCGACGATGGTGATGCATCCGATCAAGCCGGAACTGGACGGTAAGGATCTCTCCCAGAACAAGGACCCGCACGGGAAGTTCCTCTTCATAGAATTCGTCAAGACCGTCGAAGCCAAAGGGCAGGGCTTCGTCGATTACTACTGGCCGAAGCCCGGCTTCGATGAGCCCGTGCTGAAATATTCGCATGTGGCCGGTTTCAAGCCCTGGGGCTGGGTGGTCGGTACCGGCGTCTATGCGGACGATCTCGCGGCGATGTTCCGCGAGCGCGCCTGGCAGATGGGCGGCATTCTCGCCGCGGCGGCGCTGGCGATCCTGCTGGCGGCGCTGGCGATCGTGCGCAGCGTGGTGCGGCCGGTCGAAAAGCTGAAGGTCTCGATGCGCGCGATTGCAGATGAGGACCTGTCCTCCGAGGTGCCCGAGACCGACCGCGGCGACGAGATCGGCCAAATGGCGAAGGTGCTGGTGGTACTCCGCGACTCGGTCAAGGAGCGTCTGGAACTGCGCTCGCGCGAAGCGGAGCAGCAGGATAGGCTGAGTGCCGAACGGCGCGGCAACGAGCAACGCCAGCGCGCCACTGCCGAAGCGCAGGCCGATGCGATGGAGACGATCGGCGCCGCGCTCGAGCGGTTGGCTGGTGGCGATCTCACCGCCGAAATCGAGCGGATCGCGCCGGAATACGGCAAGCTGAAGCACGACTTCAACACTGCCGCCGCAGCGCTCCGCGACGTGATCGGCGCCATTTCGCAGTCGACCGAAATCGTCCACGGCAGCGCCGGTGACATTTCCGAGGCGGCGAACAATCTCTCGCGCCGCACCGAGCAGCAGGCGGCAGCATTGGAAGAGACGGCGGCCGCTCTTGATGAGATCACCTCGACCGTTCGCCACGCTTCGGAGCGCGCCATCGAAGCGCGCGACGTGGTCAATGAAACCAAGGCGAGTGCCGCGAAATCCGGCGGCATCGTCCGCAATGCGATCGACGCGATGGGGCGGATCGAAGCCTCCTCCAGCCGGATCAGCCAGATCATCGGCGTTATCGACGAGATCGCGTTCCAGACCAACCTGCTCGCGCTCAACGCTGGCGTCGAGGCGGCGCGGGCGGGCGAGGCTGGACGCGGCTTTGCAGTGGTCGCCCAGGAAGTGCGCGAGCTTGCCCAACGCTCGGCCGGTGCCGCAAAGGAGATCAAGGACCTTATCGGCACCTCGGTCAAGGAGGTCGGCGCCGGCGTGAACCTGGTGCGCTCGACGGGCGATGCCCTTATGGAAATCGAAACCTTGGTCAATCGCGTGAACGAGCAGGTGGCTTCGATCGCAACCGCATCCCGCGAGCAGGCCACAGGCCTCCATGAGGTCAATACGGCGGTCAACAGCATGGACCAGATGACACAGCAGAATGCGGCCATGGTCGAGGAAACGACCGCGGCTAGCCAGACGCTGGCCCAGGAGAGCCGGGAACTGAAGGCGCTGCTGGAAAGATTCTGCCTGCAGCAGCGGGATAGCCAGTCGGCCTACGGCAAGGCTGCAGCCTGA
- a CDS encoding ABC transporter permease subunit: MIKRHAASYLRTLTGWALPAIVILVWEIAARVGWISPNVMAAPSSVVKAFLRLFASGELFENIGVSTLRALSGFAVGGSIGLVFGLANGLSTLSRDVTDTTLQMVRNIPHLALIPLVILWFGIDEEAKLFLVALGVFFPIYVNTLLGIQSVDPQLVEMGRIYGMSRRELFFRVILPGALPAIFVGLRYALGIMWLTLIVAETIAASSGLGYMAMQAREFLLIDVVVLSILIYALLGKLADSLARLLERFTLQWHPAFQRA, translated from the coding sequence ATGATCAAGCGGCATGCAGCATCATACCTTCGCACTCTCACCGGCTGGGCGCTGCCTGCGATCGTCATCCTGGTTTGGGAGATCGCCGCCCGCGTTGGCTGGATTTCCCCGAACGTCATGGCGGCACCTTCGTCCGTGGTCAAAGCATTCCTCCGCCTGTTTGCCTCAGGCGAGCTTTTCGAAAACATTGGCGTCAGCACCCTGAGGGCATTATCGGGCTTCGCGGTCGGCGGCTCGATCGGGTTGGTCTTCGGTCTCGCCAACGGGCTGTCGACCTTGAGCCGCGACGTCACCGACACGACGCTACAGATGGTGCGCAACATCCCCCATCTTGCGCTGATCCCGCTCGTCATCCTCTGGTTCGGCATCGACGAGGAAGCGAAGCTTTTCCTGGTTGCCCTCGGCGTCTTCTTTCCGATCTACGTCAACACCTTGCTCGGCATCCAGAGCGTCGATCCGCAACTGGTCGAAATGGGCCGCATCTACGGCATGTCGCGACGCGAACTGTTCTTTCGCGTGATCCTGCCGGGCGCTCTGCCTGCCATCTTCGTCGGGCTGCGTTATGCGCTCGGCATCATGTGGCTGACGCTGATCGTCGCCGAAACGATCGCCGCCTCTTCCGGCCTCGGCTACATGGCGATGCAGGCGCGCGAATTCCTGCTGATCGACGTCGTGGTGCTGTCTATCCTGATATACGCCCTGCTCGGCAAGCTCGCCGATAGCCTCGCACGGCTCCTCGAACGTTTCACGCTGCAATGGCACCCGGCCTTCCAGAGGGCCTGA
- a CDS encoding extensin family protein — MAYVSLLHRPLTALLLSIPLVACTTDVLSPPARVDGSSRVGAIRAAPVIADPEQEVAAAYPSGEPVSTFRGNTGTAPAGIPMQGERKLPMIDSEPPVQPQTASAGAMTIPSEGVNMDAMLGVQPVVGLAEEQRNEIAEGNASQPVVGGIGEDTVRQLVGSAQSAPAEDATPGYDPDLPPLTPERISAEEGKKARYQPQQRALRRAEEPQQVAFLPRARNPLSAPEYTGEMPRSEIACRQSLKKLGVVFRDVPRIYNGPSCGIDYPIELRGLSGNIAVKPAVKLNCEVTEAFAKWVKYELAPSSRYRYWSGVKTIKPLGGYSCRTMNSRRGNPMSEHARGNAIDVGKFVLKNGKEIDVRKKGFFAFRERGLLKAVRTDSCKYFNTVLGPGSDPFHKDHFHFDLRTRKSGYRHCD, encoded by the coding sequence ATGGCGTATGTTTCTCTTCTCCATCGACCGTTGACGGCGCTTCTGCTCTCCATTCCACTCGTCGCCTGCACGACCGATGTGCTTTCACCGCCTGCCAGGGTCGACGGCAGTTCCCGGGTCGGGGCGATCAGGGCGGCGCCGGTTATTGCCGATCCGGAGCAGGAGGTTGCCGCCGCCTATCCCTCGGGCGAGCCGGTATCGACCTTCAGGGGCAATACCGGTACGGCTCCCGCCGGCATACCCATGCAGGGAGAGCGCAAGCTGCCGATGATCGACAGCGAGCCGCCGGTGCAACCGCAAACGGCCAGCGCCGGCGCGATGACGATCCCCTCCGAAGGGGTCAACATGGATGCGATGCTCGGCGTTCAGCCGGTGGTGGGGCTGGCCGAGGAGCAACGCAATGAAATCGCCGAAGGCAATGCCAGCCAGCCGGTGGTAGGCGGCATCGGCGAGGACACGGTGCGCCAGCTCGTAGGGTCGGCTCAGTCCGCGCCGGCCGAGGATGCAACCCCTGGCTACGATCCAGACCTGCCGCCGCTGACTCCGGAGCGGATCTCCGCCGAAGAGGGAAAGAAGGCGCGCTATCAACCGCAGCAGCGGGCGCTTCGCCGCGCTGAGGAGCCACAGCAGGTGGCCTTCCTGCCGCGCGCGCGCAATCCGCTGTCGGCGCCGGAATATACCGGCGAAATGCCGCGCTCGGAGATTGCATGCCGCCAGAGCCTGAAGAAACTCGGCGTCGTTTTCCGCGACGTTCCGCGCATCTATAACGGACCCTCCTGCGGCATCGATTACCCGATCGAACTTCGAGGCCTTTCCGGCAATATTGCGGTCAAGCCTGCGGTGAAGCTCAATTGCGAGGTCACCGAAGCGTTTGCCAAGTGGGTCAAGTACGAACTCGCGCCGTCCTCGCGCTATCGTTACTGGTCCGGCGTCAAGACCATCAAGCCGCTCGGCGGCTATTCCTGCCGCACGATGAACTCCCGCCGCGGCAATCCGATGTCGGAACACGCGCGCGGCAACGCGATCGACGTCGGCAAGTTCGTGCTGAAGAACGGCAAGGAAATCGACGTGCGGAAGAAGGGCTTTTTCGCTTTCCGTGAGCGCGGACTATTGAAGGCGGTGCGCACCGATAGCTGCAAGTATTTCAACACCGTGCTCGGCCCCGGCAGCGATCCTTTCCACAAAGACCATTTCCACTTCGATCTGAGAACGCGCAAATCCGGCTACCGCCATTGCGACTGA
- a CDS encoding ABC transporter permease codes for MNIEAIKSIYFFEMARTRRTLLQSVVSPVISTSLYFIVFGAAIGGRIQEIDGVSYGAFITPGLMMLTLLTQCIGNGSFGIYFPKFTGTIYEVLSSPVSMVEIVLGYVGAAATKGLMIGTIILLTASLFVDLSIAHPFVMLFFFVLTAVTFSLFGFIIGIWAKDFEQLNLIPMLVVPPLVFLGGSFYSIDMLPPFWRAVSHFNPVLYLISGFRWSFFEISDVNPLASAAIILVFLAVCMSILTWIFRTGYKLRA; via the coding sequence ATGAACATCGAAGCAATCAAATCCATCTATTTCTTCGAAATGGCGCGCACACGCCGGACGCTGCTGCAGAGCGTCGTGTCGCCTGTCATATCAACCTCTCTCTACTTCATCGTCTTCGGCGCAGCGATCGGCGGTCGCATCCAGGAGATCGACGGCGTGTCCTATGGCGCGTTCATCACGCCTGGCCTCATGATGCTGACGCTGCTCACGCAATGCATCGGCAACGGCTCCTTCGGCATCTATTTTCCGAAGTTCACCGGCACGATCTACGAGGTGCTGTCGTCGCCGGTGTCGATGGTGGAAATCGTGCTTGGCTATGTCGGTGCGGCGGCGACGAAGGGGCTGATGATCGGCACGATCATCCTGCTGACGGCATCGCTTTTCGTCGATTTGAGCATCGCGCATCCCTTCGTGATGCTGTTCTTCTTCGTGCTCACTGCGGTGACCTTCAGCCTCTTCGGCTTCATCATCGGCATCTGGGCGAAGGATTTTGAGCAATTGAACCTGATCCCGATGCTGGTGGTCCCGCCGCTGGTTTTTCTCGGCGGCAGCTTCTATTCGATCGACATGCTGCCGCCGTTCTGGCGGGCGGTCAGCCATTTCAATCCAGTGCTTTATCTGATTAGCGGTTTCCGCTGGAGCTTCTTCGAGATTTCCGACGTCAATCCGCTCGCGAGCGCGGCAATCATTCTCGTCTTCCTCGCGGTCTGCATGTCCATCCTGACCTGGATCTTTCGCACCGGCTACAAGCTTCGGGCGTGA